CGCGTCGCGCTCGTCACCGGCGGCTCGCGTGGCATCGGCAAGATGATCGCGGCGGGTTTCATCGCTCAAGGCGCGACCGTCTATATCTCGGCGCGCAAAGCCGATGCCTGTTTCGAGACCGCCAAGGAACTGGGCGAGAAGTGCATTGCCTTGCCGCAGGACGTGTCGACCGTCGCCGGCTGCAAGGCGCTTGCCGCGCAGCTTGCCGAACATAGCGACAGCCTCGATATCCTGGTCAACAATGCCGGTGCGGCTTGGGGTGAACCGTTCGAGGATTTCCCCGAAAAAGGCTGGGACAAGGTGATGGACCTCAACGTCAAATCGCCCTTCTTCCTGACTCAGGCGCTGCATCAGGCGCTGAAGAACGCCGCCCGCCCCGACCGCCCGTCCAAGGTGATCAACATCACCTCGATCGACGGCCAGCGGCTCAACCCGTGGGAGACATACAGCTATCACGCGTCGAAATCTGCGCTGATCTACCTGACCAAGCGCATGGCCGCGCGACTGGTGCAGGATTCGATCAACGTCACCTCGATCGCGCCGGGCGCCTTTGCCAGCGAGATGAACAAGGCCGCGCGCGACCATGGCGCAGAGATCGCCAAGGGCATCCCGGCGAAGCGCATCGGCGTCGCCGAGGACATGGCCGGCGCCGCCATCTACCTCGCCAGCCGTGCGGGGGATTACGTCATCGGCGACACGATCACCGTCGATGGCGGGCTGGTGCATGCGGCGGTCGGGACAAGCATCGACGCGTGACTCCTTCTCCCCCTGTGGGAGAAGGATACGGAGGCTTGAGAGCGAAGCGAACTAGCCGAAGTTGGATGAGGGGGAGTGGCGGGAGCGGCACCGCGCCGTCCCCCTCACCCTTCCGCAACTGCGTCGCTCCCTCCCTCTCCCACAAGGGGAGAGGGGAAAAGCGAGCTACCCCACCGCCTGCGGGTGGTGCGGTTGCAGGATCAGCGTGCGGCCTTCGACCCGCCACGACTTCAGCCGCGACAGGAAATTCATCCCCAGCACGTCCATGTCGCCGAACGCCGGCGACACGACGATCGGCAAGTCGCGCGCGACGATGTTGCCGATGCGCAGTTCGGGCGCGGTCGCGGTCATCGCCGGGATCGATCCGTTGGCGGTCTGCAGCACGACCGGAAAGACCGACCGCTCCAGCTCGAGCCCGGCCGCCTCGGCGCTTCGCTGCGACATCGCGGTGACCGTCGCGCCGCTGTCGACCAGCATGCGCCGTTCGGCATCACCGATCCGCACCTTGACCCAGAAATGCCCATCGCGCGCCATCGGCACGCGCATCTCCTTGCCGACCACCTGCTGCTCCGAACCGCCGAGGTTGAGCGCCTTGACCACTCGCTCGAACGCCGGATCGACCTTGGCGCGCTCGGTCGCCAGCGGGATCAGCAGCGCCAGCGTCACCCCGACCAGGCCGATCGTCAGCAGCGCGCCGACGATGCGGATCCGGCGCGCCAGCACGACCAGCACCGCGACACCGGCAATCAACAGATAGAAGGGCATGCCGCCCGGCGTGAGATCGGTCATCAATTCGGTCCATGAGCGTGCGGTCCGGAAGTCAGGACCGCTACGACGACCGATATGTATGATCGCTGACCCGGCGATTGAAGGACGTCACATGAATCCCTCTCCCAAAGGGAGAGGGTGGCCTCAGCGCGCGATGCCGCCTGCTGCCAGCACCGCCAGCGTGACCAGTTCGCTTGCCGTGCTGGTCATCGGCGCGATCTGGACCGATTTCTCCATGCCGACCAGCATCGGGCCGATCACCGCGTCGCCGCCCAGTTCGCGCAGCAGCTTGGCCGAGATGTTGGCGCTTTGCAGCCCCGGCATGATCAGCACATTGGCCGGGCCGGAGAGCCGCGCGAAGGGATAGTTCGCCAGCTGTTTCGGGTTGAGCGCAACGTCCGGCGCCATGTCGCCTTCATATTCGAAGCTGACACCCCGCCCGTCGAGCACGCCGACCGCGGCGCGGATATTCTCCAGCCAGCGCCCCTCGGGATTGCCGAAGGTCGAATAGCTGAGGAACGCGACGCGCGGTTCGTGACCCATGCGCCGCGCGACCGTCGCGGTCCCTTCGGCGATGTCGGCCAGTTCCTCGGCGCTTGGCCGTTCGTTGATCGTGGTGTCGGCCATGAACACGGTATGGCTTTGCCCGACCATCAGATGGATGCCGAACGGAGTGCGCCCGACCTCCGGATCGATTACGCGGCGCACTTCGCGCATGGTGTGCGCATAGGTCCGCGTGATGCCGGTGATCATCGCATCGGCATGGCCGAGCTGAAGCAGCACCGCGCCAAAGATGTTGCGGTCCTGATTGATCATCCGCTCGCAATCGCGGCGCAGATAACCGCGCCGCTGCAGCCGGCCATAGAGGAAATCGACCATCTCGGGTACGAGCGGCGAATTGCGGCTGTTGTGCAGTTCGTAGCTCTCCGGGTCCTGCACGCCGAGCGCCTTCAGCCGTTCCGGCACATCGTCGCGCCCGACCAGGACCGGCGTGCCGTAACCGCCCTCGCGGAAGGCGATCGCCGCGCGCAGCACGACTTCCTCCTCGCCCTCCGCGAACAGCACGCGCTTGGGATGCGCGCGCGCGCCTTCATACGCGAGCGTCAGCACCGACGTGGTCGGGTTCAATCGCCCGCGCAGCGTCTGGCGATAGGCCTCCATGTCGAGGATCGGCTTGGTCGCGACGCCCGAATCCATCGCCGCCTTCGCCACCGCGACCGGCACATTCTCCATCAGCCGCGGGTCGAACGGCGCGGGGATGATATAGGCCGGGCCGAAGCTGTGCTGCACGCCATAGGCCGCGGCGACCTCCTCCGGCACGCGTTCGCGCGCCAGTTCGGCGATCGCGTTGGCGGCGGCGATCTTCATCGCATCGTTGATCCCCGTCGCGCGCACGTCGAGCGCACCGCGGAAGATGAACGGGAAGCCGAGCACATTGTTGACCTGGTTGGGATAGTCCGACCGCCCGGTCGCGACGATCGCGTCGGGCCGCGCGGCCATCGCCTCGGGCGGGGTGATCTCCGGATCCGGGTTGGCCATCGCGAAGATGATCGGGCGCGGCGCCATGTCCTTGACCATTTCGGGCTTGAGTGCACCCGCCGCCGACAGGCCGAGGAACACGTCGGCGCCGACCAGCGCCTCGGTCAAAGTGCGCGTCGTGGTGTTGGCGGCATGCGCCGACTTCCACTGGTCCATGCCCTCGGTACGGCCCTGATAGATCACGCCGGAACGGTCGCACATGATGACATTGTCGGCGCGCACGCCCATCGCCTTGATCAGCTCGGTACAGGCGATCGCCGCCGCGCCTGCGCCGTTGACCACCACCTTGACCTCGCTCATGTGGCGTCCGGTGAGCAGGCAGGCGTTGATCAGCCCGGCCGCGGTGATGATCGCGGTGCCGTGCTGATCGTCATGGAACACCGGGATGTTCATGCGTTCGCGCAGCGTCTGTTCGATGATGAAGCATTCCGGCGCCTTGATGTCCTCAAGGTTGATCCCGCCAAAGCTCGGCTCCATCAATTCGACCGCGTCGATGAAGCGGTCGACATCCTCGGTCTTCAGCTCGATATCGATCGCGTCGACATCGGCGAAGCGCTTGAACAGGACCGCCTTGCCTTCCATCACCGGCTTCGAGGCGAGCGCGCCGAGATTGCCCATGCCGAGAATCGCGGTGCCGTTGGAGATGACCGCGACGAGATTGCCCTTAGCGGTATAGTCGTACGCGGTCGCGGGATCCTCATAGATCGCGCGCACCGGCACCGCGACGCCAGGCGAATAAGCGAGCGCGAGGTCGCGCTGCGTCGCCATCGGCTTTGACGCGATGATCTCGATCTTGCCCGGCCGTCCTTCGGAATGGAACAGCAGCGCCTCGCGCTCGGAAAACTGGACGTTGCTATCTTCTGACATCTTGGCCTCTCGATCCTGGCCTCGTCTTTAGGAGGGACGCGCGGATATGCAAACCGGGTTGGTGTGCGCCACGCGACGGATTTTTCATGCGGCATTCCGCACGGTGCCGGCGGGTTCCCGGACAGAGCCGCCCGCCGGCGTCACGCCCGGCGCGTTTCGGGCAGATTGAGTCGGGCCGATATGACGGGTCGATCCGGCCGCTTCGCCGCGTGCCGGATTCGCGCCGCTGCGGGAGGTTTACGGGACAATGGTTTTTTGGGGGTTTTACGGGATTCCACGGGAGATTTTACTGGAAAATCGGCGCGGCGGCGCGGGAATCTTACGGTGCGCTTACGGGAATATCGGGAGGGGTCGGGGGTGGCGGTCATGCTCGGTCCTGTCGGGGTTCCGCTCGGTTTCGGGGCCGGTCGATTCAACGGGTCGGCCGGATCGATTGTCACGCGAGATGCGCCGCGCGGGAAGCAGGCATGGCCGCGCCGGGAATTGATGTGAATCGAGCCTGGCATGCGACAGGAGGGTGATGTTGCGGGCTTTGCCCGACCGGTGAAACTTGTTGGTAGCCAATCCGCTGCTAAGCATGTCGCCGCCATGGTCAAACCCTTCGCCACGACATTGCGCTGCCGGATTTTCGGGCATCAGGGCGGCGCGCCGGTCCTGAACGAGGGGCTGTATTTCACCCGCTGCGAACGCTGCGAACGCGACCTCATCCGGCAGCGCGGCGGGGACTGGTATGCGGTGCCGCCAGGCCTGCGCGTGGTGTGGAGGGAAGAGGGTCCCCACGCCGTCGCGCCGATGGATGCGCTGAACCTCGCGCATGGTGGGCGATGGGCGCAGATGAGCAAGGGGCGGTCGCGGGGTTAGTGGGGGAAGCTACTTCGGTTACGCGATGTCACTGTAATGCGTGCCTCAGTCGAAGGGCGCACTCCACACGTGCCACCGAACTCTATTCTTATTTGATTTTCTTGATCATGTACTTCCAAGAAACTGACATACCGTAGGATAACAAGAAAAAAACTATAAGAACTCCCGCTAAGATCTTTAGCAATATTGATGCTTCAACAAAAAAGACAAAATATGAGAGAGATCCCAAACAAATTAAAGAAACAGCTCTAATGGATTTATTGTATAAAATTAAATTTCCATACAGCCTCCCTAGATTATTAGAGCTTTGTATATTTTCAAATACCGGAGGATTATATTTTATCCTCGACTCTTGGAGACGAGCGGATGAATACAGAAAAATAAATATAATCAAAATTTCAATCAATTTTTTCTACCTTACAGAAAATTTCATATTATTAGCATAGAATTACGGTGACAGTTTGAATTACGGGATACGGTGACAGTTTACTTAACCCCTAATTTCTTCGGCACAGGCCCACGCCTGTCGGGTGCCGACGTCCTGCCCTTGCGTACGTCGAGAGTTGTGAGCCATTCGATTCGGCACACATAACTACTGGATGCCGTGCTCATCGAGCCAGTTTAGCGTTCCTGGCCAGTGTCGTTTGCGGGCCTGTTGTCGCAATGTACCGTCACGATCCTTTGCCTTCGGATCGGCACCCGCACGAAGCAAGGTAAGCACGACCCGGTCGTCATCCACAGACAGCACGACGGTCGTCCCGTCGCCGTCTTTGGCGTTGGGGTTGGCTCCTGCGTTCAGGAGAATCCGCGTCACTGCCGGATCATCGCAACCCATCAGTGGCGTCCAACCAATATTGTCTTTGGCCTCCAACGGAACACCGAGAGCGACAAGCGCTGCGGCCATTTCAACCCGTTTGGCGCTCCCTGCATAGGCACAACGTCCGTAGCTGCTCCGGAGCGCATGCAACGCATTTCCGTTTTCGCCAACGGCCTTGGGATTTGCTCCGGCTTCAACGAGAGCTTTGGCAATGCGGGCGCTGCACCCCATGCCACTAAGCAATGCCGAATCGAGGCTCTTCTTGCTCATCCGCGCGACTTGCCCTGCGCGCGACATGTCCTCGAACAACGCTTCGTTTCCGGTTTCTGCCGCATAAGATGCGATCACGGAGCCGATGGTTGCGGTTTCTTTCGACCGCCCGCGAACCCCTATGTTGACGGAAGTTGAAAAATCCAACCCGTTTGCGATTGCTGCCTGGATCAGTTCATTGGCACCAGCCTGGTTTGGGGGCCAATTGTTCAACTGGATCGCGGATCGGACGAGCTGCGCAGCGTCTCGTGACTTGAAGTCGAAGCCCTGGGCCTTGAGCAACGCGATCGTTTGAGCGTTCCCGCGAACCCATCGATCAGTTCCCGCCAGTTGATCCACGGCATTTTCCAGAGCCGTGACGCCAGCAGGCATTCCTGCCTCCTTGCCGACATAATCGACCACGCGCTTGGTCGTTTTCCCAACGCGGAGCGTCAAAGCATAAGTCGGATTGTCGGTTACCCCGGCGAAATATTCCGGCTTCATGCCCATGAAGTGAGCGTCCCGAAATCTCTCAATCAGGACTGCAACGGCTTGCGGGCTGACCTCGGCGTCATGCGTCCCCGCCCACAGGACGTTCTCGCCGTTGAACATCCTGTGCACCTCCGCTGCAGTGCCGGGAAAATTCATTGTGCGGGTGGAGAAGCGGACCTTTCCGTCGTCCGTAATAGTCACCCGGTAATCCGGGCAAGTCCCGAAACAAGCGCTTCGTTCGAGGGTGATTTCAATGTCCCCCGGCGCAGCGGTCGGGAACGGCACGGACGCGTCAGGTGAAAATTCCGGGGGATCAAATTCAATCGTAATTTCGCCTAGCGCCTGAATCGGTTTGCCGTCGAAAGATTGCGGCCGGAACTTCCATTCCTTCGCAGCGGCCAAAGCGGCGCTGGCATCACCCTTGAACCTGTCGTCCACGACCTTTGCATCGACGACATTCCCGTCCACATCGACGGTCACCAAAACTGAAACTTGGGCAAATCCGGACACCCCAGGCGCACGCACGGACTCGGCACCGGAGATGCGTTGAGACGACAAGCCATAGACACCAATTTTCGGTGCGGTTTGCGAGGACGCCGAGCAGCCCTGAAACGCGAGAAGCGCTATCGAAGCGTATGCAAAGCCCTTCAAATTCATGCCAATCGCCCCCGTCTTCAACGAGCAATTGATGGACGGACTGATCGGCATTCGCAAGGTTGTCCCTGCGCCAGATGCGATGATGGCTATTTGCCATCCTCGAAGAACACCCGCTGGCGCCGGTTGCCGCGCTGCGTCACGTGATGGGCCAAGCCGGGCAGGACGAGGCGGGACAGGCGGGCCATTGAGAGGCGTTAGACAGTTTAGAGGTTAAGTAAACTGTCACCGTAATTGGTGAAACTTGTTGGTAGTCAATCCGCTGCTAAGCATGTCGCCGCCATGGTCAAACCCTTCGCCACGACGTTGCGCTGCCGGATTTTCGGGCATCAGGGCGGCGCGCCGGTCCTGAACGAGGGGCTGTATTTCACCCGCTGCGAACGTTGTTCGCGCGATCTCATCCGGCAACCCGGCGGGGACTGGTATGCGGTGCCGCCGGGCATGCGCGTGGTGTGGAAGGAAGAGGGTCGCCATGCCATCGCGCCGATGGACGCGCTGAACCTCGCGCATGGCGGGCGATGGGCGCAGATGAGCAAGAAACCGCCGCGCTCCTGACAGGCGGGGTGTCGCGGTAATTCGCGGTCGGGTCATGTGGTTTGGGAGGCCGTGTTAACTGTGTCTCATCACGGGGGTGCACTCCACAGTCCACACATGTCACCGTAATTCCGTGTCACCGTAATCCCAAGTCGCGGCCATCGCAAAGGATCAGATGCCCAGAGACGTGTGAGACATCATGCACAATAATTTGTGTACGATGCAAATCATGGATTGCAGAAGCGCACCTCTCAAAGTATACATTCTCCAAATGTAACACAATGATTTGAAGGTAGAAATGCAGTAATGGGAGAAATTAGTATTGGTATAATACTAATGTAAAAAAGTAATAAATTCAGCACACGATTGCGCGCGCAGAAACTTACAAACATCCAAATTAATAACATGACTATAGAAAGTATCCAACCATAAATAGGGTGGATATGCCAATTCTTTAATGTGACAGTAAATGTAATCGATGCAACCGAAATCAAAATAGAGACAATCCTGGGTATTTAACAACCATTGAAGCCGTAGCTAGCTGGGCATCCTTCACCATCTAATCCTCGCTTTTTAGTATATCTATGAAGGAATTAAGGTGGCACGTGCAATAACCCCTTAACTCTCCTTCGGCGCCGGCCCGCGCTTGCGCGGCGTAAGGGGCAGGCCGCTGCGCTCCTCCATATCCGCCAGCCACTCCTTCGAACCGACCGGGCGCCCGATACTCTCGGCCTTGCGCAGCGCGGCATAGCCCATTGCATCGTCGAACGCCCCGCCCAGGAAAGTCGTAAAGTCGCCCACCCGCTCCAGCGCCGGCGCGACATCGACGAAGCGATCCCCCTCGCCGGCAATATGCGCCGTGGTGCTCGACCAGCGCCAGTCCTCGGCCCGATCGGTCAGCTTCGCCCGGACCGGATTGAGCGCGACATAACGCAGCGCGCTGACCAGATGCGCTTCGTCCATCGCCACCGAGCTGAAGCGGCCCTGTCACAAATGCCCGGTCACTCGCAGGCGCGCGTTGATATAGCCGGTGTAATGGCGATGGACGTACCGGAACGTCCGGCGCAGCCCGTCCTCGTCGCTCGGCACGGCGATGATGTGGACATGGTTGGGCATCAAGCAATAACCCCAGATCGCCACCCGCGACCGCTCCGCCGCCTCGGCGAGCAGATCCAGGTATAGCGCATAATCGCCATCCTCGAAGAACACCCGCTCGCGCCGGTTACCGCGCTGCGTCACGTGATGCGGGATACCCG
This portion of the Sphingomonas sp. So64.6b genome encodes:
- a CDS encoding TIGR02281 family clan AA aspartic protease, encoding MTDLTPGGMPFYLLIAGVAVLVVLARRIRIVGALLTIGLVGVTLALLIPLATERAKVDPAFERVVKALNLGGSEQQVVGKEMRVPMARDGHFWVKVRIGDAERRMLVDSGATVTAMSQRSAEAAGLELERSVFPVVLQTANGSIPAMTATAPELRIGNIVARDLPIVVSPAFGDMDVLGMNFLSRLKSWRVEGRTLILQPHHPQAVG
- a CDS encoding DUF6438 domain-containing protein is translated as MNLKGFAYASIALLAFQGCSASSQTAPKIGVYGLSSQRISGAESVRAPGVSGFAQVSVLVTVDVDGNVVDAKVVDDRFKGDASAALAAAKEWKFRPQSFDGKPIQALGEITIEFDPPEFSPDASVPFPTAAPGDIEITLERSACFGTCPDYRVTITDDGKVRFSTRTMNFPGTAAEVHRMFNGENVLWAGTHDAEVSPQAVAVLIERFRDAHFMGMKPEYFAGVTDNPTYALTLRVGKTTKRVVDYVGKEAGMPAGVTALENAVDQLAGTDRWVRGNAQTIALLKAQGFDFKSRDAAQLVRSAIQLNNWPPNQAGANELIQAAIANGLDFSTSVNIGVRGRSKETATIGSVIASYAAETGNEALFEDMSRAGQVARMSKKSLDSALLSGMGCSARIAKALVEAGANPKAVGENGNALHALRSSYGRCAYAGSAKRVEMAAALVALGVPLEAKDNIGWTPLMGCDDPAVTRILLNAGANPNAKDGDGTTVVLSVDDDRVVLTLLRAGADPKAKDRDGTLRQQARKRHWPGTLNWLDEHGIQ
- a CDS encoding SDR family oxidoreductase, translating into MDTTNLFRLDGRVALVTGGSRGIGKMIAAGFIAQGATVYISARKADACFETAKELGEKCIALPQDVSTVAGCKALAAQLAEHSDSLDILVNNAGAAWGEPFEDFPEKGWDKVMDLNVKSPFFLTQALHQALKNAARPDRPSKVINITSIDGQRLNPWETYSYHASKSALIYLTKRMAARLVQDSINVTSIAPGAFASEMNKAARDHGAEIAKGIPAKRIGVAEDMAGAAIYLASRAGDYVIGDTITVDGGLVHAAVGTSIDA
- a CDS encoding transposase, which encodes MARLARIVLPGIPHHVTQRGNRRERVFFEDGDYALYLDLLAEAAERSRVAIWGYCLMPNHVHIIAVPSDEDGLRRTFRYVHRHYTGYINARLRVTGHL
- a CDS encoding NADP-dependent malic enzyme; amino-acid sequence: MSEDSNVQFSEREALLFHSEGRPGKIEIIASKPMATQRDLALAYSPGVAVPVRAIYEDPATAYDYTAKGNLVAVISNGTAILGMGNLGALASKPVMEGKAVLFKRFADVDAIDIELKTEDVDRFIDAVELMEPSFGGINLEDIKAPECFIIEQTLRERMNIPVFHDDQHGTAIITAAGLINACLLTGRHMSEVKVVVNGAGAAAIACTELIKAMGVRADNVIMCDRSGVIYQGRTEGMDQWKSAHAANTTTRTLTEALVGADVFLGLSAAGALKPEMVKDMAPRPIIFAMANPDPEITPPEAMAARPDAIVATGRSDYPNQVNNVLGFPFIFRGALDVRATGINDAMKIAAANAIAELARERVPEEVAAAYGVQHSFGPAYIIPAPFDPRLMENVPVAVAKAAMDSGVATKPILDMEAYRQTLRGRLNPTTSVLTLAYEGARAHPKRVLFAEGEEEVVLRAAIAFREGGYGTPVLVGRDDVPERLKALGVQDPESYELHNSRNSPLVPEMVDFLYGRLQRRGYLRRDCERMINQDRNIFGAVLLQLGHADAMITGITRTYAHTMREVRRVIDPEVGRTPFGIHLMVGQSHTVFMADTTINERPSAEELADIAEGTATVARRMGHEPRVAFLSYSTFGNPEGRWLENIRAAVGVLDGRGVSFEYEGDMAPDVALNPKQLANYPFARLSGPANVLIMPGLQSANISAKLLRELGGDAVIGPMLVGMEKSVQIAPMTSTASELVTLAVLAAGGIAR